GTCGGCAAACTGATCGCACACATAGTCAGACCCTGCCCGCAGAAATAGCCCTGATTGAGCAGAGACAGAAACACCGCGTGTGCCATTGCCTTATCCGACCGGGTCTGATCGCGATAATCGTGCAACCGGTCAATACCAAAGTGGATACCGAACACCGACCCCGTCACAACAACCTGCGCCATAACACCCCGTTCGGCGAACAAATCTTCCAGGCCAGTCTTCAGCCGATTCCCCAGACGGTTCAGATGCGCGTAAGCCTCGTCAGTCATAGACTCGAGCGTAGCGATCCCCGCAGCCATCGCCACCGCGTGACTGCTATGGGTACCACTCTGAAAAACAGGTGAAGCCCCACTGGAATTATCCACCAGATCCATAATATCTGCTCGCCCGCCAAAAGCCCCGACGGGAAACCCGCCGCCGATCATCTTGCCAAAACACGTCAAATCGGGCCTGACCCCCACATGACTCTGCAGGCCGCCCCTCGCCTGACGAAATCCGACAATCTCGTCGAGAATCAGCAAAATGCCGAGTTCCTCGGTAATCGCGCGCACCCGCTGGATAAAATCGTGCCGGATCGGAATAATACCCGCCTTTGGATCGAGAATCACACACGCCAGTTCATCCCGGTGGCGCGACAAAAGCCGCTCGACACTCTCCTCATCGTTATAGGGCAAAACAATCATATCATCAAGCGCGTGCGACGCCATACCCCCCGCACTGGGAACCGCATTGGGCGCAGACGCTTCGCCCGCGGATTCCAGGGGCGGAGCAGTGCTGATTTCCACAGCATCGTGACTCCCGTGGTAACCGCCTTCAAACTTCGCGATCTTCGGCCTGCCGCTGAAACACCTCGCCAGCCGGACGGCGTGCAATGTGGCTTCGGTCCCGGAACTGACAAACCGGATGCGCTCAACCGAAGATATGCGCTCGCACATCATCCGAGCCAACCGGGTCTCGACACCCGTTGCAGCGCCAAGCGCGATACCATCGACCAACTGCCGCTCCACCGCTTCTACGATCGCAGGATGGTTATGCCCCAGAACCTGCGCGGTATGGTGATTCGAGAAATCGACATAAGACCTGCCGTCAACATCTTCGAGCACACATCCCTCTCCCCGCCGCAGCGCGATCGGATACGGCGCAAAAAAATAGGCACCCTTGGCGGCACCGGCATTCACCGATCGACCATCCTCAAACATCTGACGGGACATCGGCGTCAATTCGCGGTATCTAACTTCAATAGTCTCTCGTGACATAGCACAATCTCCATCACAGTTTCAACAGACGTCTCGCATTTTCTCCAAGCACCAGGCGCTTCTCACAATCGCCAATCCTCGCGGTAATAATCTTTCCCAATTGCGTTCGCGGATCCATAAGCGGAACATCCGAACCGAAAAGTACGCGATCGGCACCCGCTTCTGCCACCAGCCTTTCGATCACACCAGGCTCGCGGAAAGTGGAACACGTCTCGACATAAACATTCGAAAACCGCTGCGCCGCTCGAATCGCCTGACTTCTGTACGGCTCGGAATTACCCGCATGCGCGATCACAAAATTCGCATTCGGATAGCGCCCGGCAATATCCTCAACATAAACGGGCCAACACGTCTCTTCCCCACCCGTATGCGAAATAATCGCCAGACCGCGGTCATCCGCGAACTGATAGACCGGATCCCACACCGGATCGTTCAACAGCCAGCGGGAATAGGGCGGGTAAATCTTAATCGCCAAAAATCCGAGCGCGTCAATCGCCCGTTCCAACTCCGGCACCATAAATTCGGGCATCAGGGGAGAAACATAGGCAAAGCCGATAAACCTCTCCGGATAGCGACCCACAAAAGCCGCAGTCTGATCATTGCCCGTCGCGCCATCTGGATGAAAGATATTGAACAGACAACAGCGATCAATGCCCACGACATCCATCGCGTGGAGAATCTCATCGGCATCATCGCCCATCTCAAAAATATCCCATCGGCCGACGTGCCCGTGAAAATCGATAACTTCCCAACCGTCAATCATAGAGAACCCGCTCCAGATTCGTCGCACAAATCAACCTGAGATCATCGTCCGATATCTCCAGATGATGGAGCGCGAACAGCATCGGACCCATCGCATATCGCGGAAAAAACGACCCGTACATCAAGCGTCCCGCACCAAACTCCCGAACGAGCTTCTCAATCCCGCAGATATTCTCATAACGGCTGAGTTCGAGAAACGCATTGGGCAACACCCGCATCATCGGACGGATCATCATTGAGTGCGTATAATGCGCGCCGACCAACACGACAGTCAGATCCGGATACCCACCCAGCGTATCGACGATCTCGGTCGGAGGCGTATCCGCCAGCGATATCCAGAGAGGAATACCCTCAGCACCCAGCCAGGCGAGCAAATCACCGTAAAGCCATGAAACAAATGGCAACCTGCATTCCTCGGTATTGTGCAACCGAACGCTCGAAACGACACCATCCCGGTGGAAATCGCACAACTGCCCCAGCGAACCGGAATCGCACCCGGCGACGAACTGGGGAACCAGCGCGTCATTTTGCCCCGTCAACCCTGCGAGCGAATCATTCCCCTGCATCGGACTAATCCATTCGCCT
The sequence above is drawn from the Gemmatimonadota bacterium genome and encodes:
- a CDS encoding aspartate aminotransferase family protein, yielding MSRETIEVRYRELTPMSRQMFEDGRSVNAGAAKGAYFFAPYPIALRRGEGCVLEDVDGRSYVDFSNHHTAQVLGHNHPAIVEAVERQLVDGIALGAATGVETRLARMMCERISSVERIRFVSSGTEATLHAVRLARCFSGRPKIAKFEGGYHGSHDAVEISTAPPLESAGEASAPNAVPSAGGMASHALDDMIVLPYNDEESVERLLSRHRDELACVILDPKAGIIPIRHDFIQRVRAITEELGILLILDEIVGFRQARGGLQSHVGVRPDLTCFGKMIGGGFPVGAFGGRADIMDLVDNSSGASPVFQSGTHSSHAVAMAAGIATLESMTDEAYAHLNRLGNRLKTGLEDLFAERGVMAQVVVTGSVFGIHFGIDRLHDYRDQTRSDKAMAHAVFLSLLNQGYFCGQGLTMCAISLPTQDEHIDGLILSVGNALDEVASQV
- a CDS encoding amidohydrolase family protein → MIDGWEVIDFHGHVGRWDIFEMGDDADEILHAMDVVGIDRCCLFNIFHPDGATGNDQTAAFVGRYPERFIGFAYVSPLMPEFMVPELERAIDALGFLAIKIYPPYSRWLLNDPVWDPVYQFADDRGLAIISHTGGEETCWPVYVEDIAGRYPNANFVIAHAGNSEPYRSQAIRAAQRFSNVYVETCSTFREPGVIERLVAEAGADRVLFGSDVPLMDPRTQLGKIITARIGDCEKRLVLGENARRLLKL